From the genome of Rarobacter incanus, one region includes:
- a CDS encoding helix-turn-helix domain-containing protein: MPSDTPAAAFLTVAEVAERMRVSKMTVYRLVHSGELPAVRVGKSFRVPQQALNEYLNSAFYDVDRATS, encoded by the coding sequence ATGCCCAGCGACACGCCCGCCGCCGCGTTCCTCACCGTAGCCGAGGTGGCCGAACGCATGCGCGTGTCAAAGATGACGGTGTACCGGTTGGTGCATTCTGGAGAGCTGCCGGCCGTCCGCGTCGGCAAGTCCTTTCGCGTGCCGCAGCAAGCGCTCAACGAGTACCTGAATTCGGCCTTCTACGACGTCGATCGCGCGACTTCGTAA
- a CDS encoding 30S ribosomal protein bS22: MGSVIKKRRKRMAKKKHRKLLRKTRHQRRNKK, translated from the coding sequence ATGGGTTCCGTAATCAAGAAGCGTCGCAAGCGCATGGCGAAGAAGAAGCACCGCAAGTTGCTGCGGAAGACTCGTCACCAGCGCCGCAACAAGAAGTGA
- a CDS encoding HAD family hydrolase: MSPTTASTPVTAAFFDVDNTVIRGASSFHLARALLDRGFFRKRDLLRFAIHQARYLTFGENKKQIAQVRAEALEIMKGHLVAEVVAIGEEVYDEVLALRIYPGALKLINDHLARGHEVWLVSATPIEIGELIARRLGATGALGTIAEHKDGKYTGRLVGDMMHGEAKALGVEALAADRDISLGDSYAYGDSMNDLPLLCAVGHACAINPDPRLRRHAKTVGWPIRDFRSRRLVNRRTVKTASAAGALWAAIVTVRTILRRRGLRR, translated from the coding sequence ATGAGCCCCACGACAGCTTCGACGCCGGTGACCGCCGCGTTCTTTGACGTGGACAATACCGTGATCCGGGGTGCTAGCTCCTTTCACCTCGCACGCGCGCTCCTGGACCGCGGATTCTTCCGCAAGCGGGACCTGCTTCGATTCGCGATCCACCAGGCCCGCTACCTCACATTCGGGGAAAACAAGAAGCAAATCGCGCAGGTGCGCGCCGAGGCCCTCGAAATCATGAAGGGGCACCTGGTGGCCGAGGTCGTCGCCATCGGCGAAGAGGTCTACGACGAAGTCCTGGCGCTGCGCATCTACCCCGGCGCGCTGAAGCTCATCAACGACCACCTGGCCCGCGGCCACGAGGTGTGGCTCGTCAGCGCCACGCCCATCGAAATCGGCGAATTGATCGCGCGCAGGCTCGGCGCAACCGGGGCCCTGGGAACGATTGCCGAACACAAGGACGGCAAGTACACCGGGCGGCTGGTCGGCGACATGATGCATGGCGAGGCGAAGGCACTCGGCGTCGAGGCGCTGGCCGCCGACCGCGACATTTCACTCGGCGATTCCTACGCGTACGGCGATTCCATGAACGATCTGCCGCTGCTCTGCGCGGTCGGCCACGCTTGCGCCATCAACCCCGACCCACGCCTGCGGCGGCACGCCAAGACGGTGGGGTGGCCGATTCGCGACTTCCGCTCACGCAGGCTCGTCAACCGCAGAACCGTCAAGACCGCATCCGCGGCCGGCGCGCTCTGGGCGGCGATCGTGACCGTTCGCACGATTTTGCGCCGACGAGGGCTCCGTCGCTGA